The DNA sequence ACACTTTGTGTTACATTCATGTGCAATAGTATGtaatacagaaaaaaaaactttacagaaatttttaaaaagactAATAATGGAATCATAAATCTGAATAAATTTCAAATTGTTGAATTGGCGTAGCTTTGACATATTTTATGTTGAATCACATTTAATTCCACTGAATAAGGATTGAGCAATGTACATTCACAATTAGCGTCGGCAGTTCCAATcacagaattagattagattagattatttacagtgtggaaacaggcccttcggcccaacaagtccacaccgccccgctgaagcgcaacccacccatacatcgaccccttacctaacactacgggcaatttagcatggccaattcacctgacctgcacatctttggactgtgggaggaaaccggagcacccggaggaaacccacacagacacggggagaatgtgcaaactccacacagtcagtcgcctgaggcgggaattgaacccaggtctctggcgctgtgaggcagcagtgttaaccactgtgccaccgtgccgcccagaatgTTGGAGATGTAGCAGGTACCAAGCTAATAAATCCCTGTTAAACAAGAAACAAAACCATTCTGATAGCAAATTGGATATCTAACCCAGATTGTCCATTACTGCAAATTATCCAGTTACTGTGAGGAAcaaactatcactgtattttGATTTCAGTTGGGTAGGTGCGAATTGAGAACATGCTTGTTCATTCGCCTGTGCATGTTCAGATCATCATCTTACTTTAAAAGCGGTTCTTGTGCTTATTTCTACCTTTGGAGCCAGGGTTTTTTTTGGCATATTCTGATTCAACCGAAATTGGCAGCATCTTTTGAGGGCAAATGCTTTCTGCTCCAGATCCACCTTCCACATGTGGGCTTCTAAATATAACGGTGGCAATTTTAACCCATTCACAGGGTGGGACAATCACAGGACCAGGTGTAATACAGCTTTTACTGCTTTCTCCACATAGGTTCTTGatcagtaaggggatcaagggttatctACCTTCGCCTTAAATACGTTCAATAAAACTTGGCTTTGACAGGCTTCTGCAGAAATGAGTTCCCAGAttaatcaccctctggctgaaaaacTCCCACTCCTCTCAGTTCTAAAGCATCATCCCTTCACTGGGAAGCTGTCCCCTCAGTACCTAGTGTCTCCTACTTGTGGAAACATCTTTTTTACATCCACTCTATTCAGGCCTCtcagtgttctgtaagtttcaatcagacacCCCTTAACCTTTGTACActccaagtacagacccagaattcTCGGCTACTCCTCACATGATAAGCTCTTCATCCCaaattgctccaccattcaataagatcatagctgagctgtggcctaactccatatgtcTGCCTTGAGTCCATATGCCTTGATAGACTTATTTTTATtaatcaaggatatctcagaattaaatttaacaattgaattagCAGTGAACGCCATTTGAACAAGAGTTCAAAATCTCTGCTATCCTTTGCATGTTGAAGTGCTTTTGAACATCTCTCCTAATTCTTAGACTATGCCCTGGGTTCTTGAATCTCTGACCATTGGAAATAGTTTTATCTTGATCTACCCTGTTATCCTCTAATAGATCATTCCTTAAACTCCTAAATTCTACAGAATAATGGTTTAAtttgtctaatctctcctcattacttaacccctgaagtccaagCATTATCCTTGTAAACTTGGATTGAACCTGCTTCAGGGCCAAAAATGttcttcctaaggtgtggtgtaCAGGtactcacagtactccaagtggtgTCTAACTAGAGTTTTATATCACTGCAGTGTAACATCGGCATCCTGACACTCCAGTCCTTTAGATAGGAAGACCAGCCTTCCATTAGCTGCCTTGATTATTTTCTACACCTTTCTGTGGCATTTTAAAAAGTTGTGCACCTGAACCTCCAAATCTCCTCATGCAAAATGCGTGATAGAATGATAAGCTGGTTTTCTGGTGAAAAAGTGAGTGTGTTATGAGACAAATTTCTCCAGAATCCAGCAACAGTTTTGCTCGGACACTTGGCATTTGTTGAAGTATTCGGTGTTAAAAATAAAGTGAATTGCCACTAGCTATTCACAGGCATTGCTTTGATAAGTTTGCTTCCACCTAAGCATCACTAGCTAACATTTTGGTTATAAACATCATTTGCTTGGCAATGTATGCTAAACAAATAGTAAAAAATATCAGATGAGAAAGTTACCTGGAATTTATCATGGTAATTTATTGCCAGTGTAACCTTTAATTTATTCAGAGCCTTCCTCCTCAAGTTCGCTCTCTCCTGGAAGAAAGCGTTcacacctttattttctacagtTTTGCCTTCTCTTAAATCGTTCGTTGAGTGGGATAGTTCTTTATAATTATTTGAAGGCCGTGCAAAAGTGGCCCGGCTGACAAAATTGGTCACTTCTCCGATCGTAAATTCATCATTGACCTTATTCAGCTGAGATTCTGATCCTTTCACCTCATTGTCATCAAATTCACAATCATAGAAGTCATCGGAGTCAGATGATGGCTCATGCAAAGAGCTGGTGTCTGTATTCCAGTCCGGAGTGTAATTTGTTGAAGGATTTGATGGACAGTCAACCTCTGGACACAAGTCAGCCTCCTTTAGAGGGACCTCGGGCTCGGATTCTGCTTTGTTGTTTTCTGTAACAACCTTGATTTCATCCATGGCAAGTGTTAATGCTTCCTCCTCTTTAtgatcctctctctctgagtCATGGTCTACTTGCTTGATGCCATGTTTTCTGTACGCTGGTACACTGGAGTCTGTATCTAGGTTTTCTACAGACTTGGTGCTATTGTGCAATGCTTCGTCTTTGTCCTGTGTGGAGGCTATGGCGGTAGATTCTGTCTGCTTTAAGGCCAGTTTTCCCACAGTTCTACTTTTCTTCTGCTTATGTTTTGAAACTTTAATCATTTTATTTATGATTAGCAAATCCTTTCTTTGTTTATTTTCTGTGTCCATATCATTTCCATCTTTTTGACACTGATTTTCCTTCACTGTTAAATCTTGTGTGTGACTCATACCTGGGGTTTCAGAAGTTGCTTCCTTCTGCTGAACCAATGCTGGATTAGAGGGATCTGGTTTTATGCTGCAGACCATATCCACTGTATCACTTTGAGAAGGTACGTGATTTCTCTCCTTGGTGTTCGTGACACCATTTGGCTGTTGATTCTCATTTTGAGGGATCTCTGGATAAGAAGGAAGATAAAGAAACATGTCCACTTTGGGCATATTCAATAAAGCTGGATGAGTTATGGACTCTTCGTCTTTGGGGTCTGCTGCCATTGCAGCCTTCTGTCCCTTATTTGGTTCGTTTGACTGTTTCATACCATTAGAGTCATTTTTCTTCTCAGATCCATCTGAACCAGTGTTCTGGTCACTTACCCGCACGAGAGCATACTTAGGGTTTATGAGCTTCCTGGCAATAGCAGCAGTTTGTTCTGCCGTTAGAGCAGGTGCCTGCTGAACAGGTTCAGGTTCTGCTATTTCTGGAGCCAAGTTTAGTTCGCGCATGTTAACTGCTTTTGAAAAGTGCAACAGTTCTCTGAATTCATAATCAAACGTTTCTACAGCTTGACCAGAAATCACAGTGACGACATTACGATCTAGTCTAGATGCAGTCCAAGTAAAGCTGAAAGGAAAAATAATGGGAAAAAAAAGTCTAAATTCATGTGTTGACTTACATGAATCTCTACATCCTGAcatgaaggtgctggtgttggactggggtggaaaaagtcagaatcacaccaggttatagtccaacagattttatTTGGAATCCGAAGCTTTCAGAGCATGCTCCTTTGTcacctgaaagcttgtgatttcaaataaacctgtgtcATGCGACTTCTGACTTTCTCTAAATCCAGCAAACAAATATATTTTCTGATTCTTGCCATTTAATTACTATGTAAATTGAATATATAAATTACTATATTACTATATAAATCAGTCAAATCTTGTGTTTCAACACACCCACTATTTGTTGCACTTGCCACAACATACAGCAGCATGCAGGCACACTCAGCCTTGTCAACTCAGAGAGCTGTTTTGAGTTCAAAACTCATCTTGAGTGTGGCACAACATGGACAGCAGTTTATCACCAGCCTGTTCCACTCTGCCAAAGGAAATTGAAAAGAAAATGGTCTCGGCTATATGAAAGGGCAAATAATTCATCAGCACTAGTTTTGCATCATTGATTAATTCCTGCTCCTTCCATTGTCATTCTTGGCAGGATAAAATAAAGGGTACCATTCTACAGGGTGTTCAGGAGTAGAGGAACATGGTAAATAAGTGCATGAGTCATTAACAGTGTTAGTACAGACTGAGTGTGGTTAGTAAGCCACAGACTATCCTTGGCTTTATTAAGAGTGATGTCGAGTACAAGAGCAGGGGAGTTATGCTGTTCCTATATATGTCTGTAGTCAGACTTCATCTGGAGTATTGGTGTACAGTGCCAGATGCCATACTTTGGAAGGATGTGAAtacattggaaagagtgcagaacaaGTTTGACAAAATGAAGTTTCTCGTCCCTGGACCCAGACCATTGTCCTTGATGAAGGGACGGCTAAGAGCAGATTTGATAGTTTTCAAAGTCATGGGAGATCTGGACAGAGCAGTCAGGGAAAAAAATCTGTTCTCATTTGTAAAAAGATAAGAATGAACAAATTTGAAATGATTTGGGAAAGTAATAAATGCGATAGGAGAAAAACATTTTTTCAAACAATAATTAGTTAGGGTCGAGAATGCATTGACAAACGTGTGGAGGTACCAGGTTCAATTAAGACATTTAAGAGGGAATTAGATAATTATCCAAACAGAAATAGTGAAGAAAGAATGGGAGAATGGCACAAAGTCCTAATTAGAGAACCAGTGGTGATATGATAAAGCAAATGACTTCCATCTACACCGTAACGGGTCTGTGATCTATTAGACTTGATGCTTGTCCAGAATATTAAGCCTCAAAGTTATTAGTGATATTGGTTGATGACTGTGTCTACTTCAGAGGAGTGGGTTTACCACCACATGGAGTATCCTTTGAGGTGTTTCTGCCTCTGGAGAAATCAAAAATCAGGAGTCATTAATATCAGGCTGTCATTTAAAAACATCCAATTAAAAAATTAGATAAAAATTTATATTAGAGGGAGACTACATTGTGGAACTCACTACTATATGGAATGCTCAAGGTAAATAATATTAATTTATTTGAGATGAAGCGACATAAGTTCATAAGGAAGAGTTCAGGTCACAGCaagagagtggggtgaaggaaGGTGAGAAACATAAACACTAACACGTGGGAGATCAAATGGATATACGCTCCATGAAATTCGATTTGACATTCTTCCTCAGTACTACCATTGAGCAAATTAATACTCCTTTTTGAACTAGATTGTGCTTTTGGGATAAAATACCCATTGTAGGAACATTTAATTCTCATTTCAgctgaagtgaaaagaaaaaaactcATCAGTTTCTCTGAAGAGGGTGCACAAGCTGAAATTCTCTCTtgaattttctcttttttttgaaaaTCAGCTTACCTATATGATCCACACACTGTTCTATCTCCATCGATTAGTAGAAAtttttgcatttgtcttcctacaATCGTTTTGGCTGAACGTGTGTGGAATTCAGTCCCACCAACACTGTAGACTCGCAGGTTCTAAAGGAGCAATAAAAAAGTATATTTTTATAAAGGCCATTGTCCCTTTAAAAGAAGTGAGAAACTAGATGTTATGATTTCATTTTTCATTCATGGCAGCAGACAGGATGCAAATACTCCCTCTTGACTTGGTAAGATATCTGATGAGTGCTCCAAAGGTTGATTGCATGTGTTTATTGGCATTAATTAATGACTTGTCATCGTGGTTCTAATGGTCAAAGTAAGTCCTGAGTTGTAATTTGGCATAACTTTAGCTTCGTCACTCTGACATCAAGAGGTATGAGGTACAAGGATTCTGTGCATAGGAGTTAGTCTGTTGTTATATTGCTTTCTCAAATGGCTTAAACTTCAGTTTAAATGGAGTCAGCATATTTTACCAATTATGTTAGGGAAttagtgaatttatggaatttatTTGTGTGCTGTTGGTTATTTTTCTTCAGGAGGGTAAATAGTTCTGGTAACTGGGCAAATGGATATTGTCCAGGGAAGGATCATGGTCATCTTTGATTTTAATACATACTCAAGAATTCTAAGTTGACCAAACCACTTTAAAGTGTTCCTTATCCAGCAGGCTACAGCTCATAAAGCTGCACTTTAAAACAGATTTGCATCAAAACCTGTTGAAGTGATTGGGACCAGGTTGACCTCTAACTACTAGGTTCTTGATTGGCACaggttaacaatcccaatcaggAAAGCCTTGGTTGACCAATATAAAGAGATTAGATTTTGTTTAGTTAAGGATGGACTCCAAGCCAGTTGACCATAGCTGGTTTACAAAGCAGTAGCAAATaaggggtgacttggtgacaggaacTGGCCTCTGTGTAATTATTTCAGTAGCAGTGAGAGTAGGGTGACAATTGAGAAGCTCTAAGTATTGTTTGTGGCATACAGACTCCTGGAAGTATTGGTCACCGAcgtcatttaccagcagggaactCTAATATTTCCTGAAGTCCAATGGCTTAGGCACATAAGGACAGCGCACATAAAGAGCGGTTCAAACACTGAAGCCAGGGGAAGAGTGAAATGGTAGCAGGAACCCCAGTGCTGGCCAAATGCCTCCTCTAAGCGAGAGAGACAATTTAATCAAGGGATGAAGTTTGGTGCCGGAACAATGGAAATGGCCCTGTATGGGTCTGAGGGCGATGTTGGTATGCAGTCAGGTCTCGTGACTTACAAAGCTCGGATCAGTGATACAGTcctgaacaaatacatggatcacCTGAAAGCCATTACCTCACAAATGGGGCAAGAGCAAAACATACCTGGCCCTAGGgcagcagtggctcagtggttagcactgttgcctctcagcaccagggaccaaggttcgattccagccttggatgactgtctgtgtggagtttgcacattctcccgtgtctgcgtgggtttcctcctgatgctccagtttcctcccacagtacaaagatgtgttaatcaggtgaattggccatgctaaattgcccatagtattaggtgcattagtcagagggaaatgggtctgggtgggtgactcttcggagggttcGTGTGGAATCTAATCTCTAATCTAATCCCTCAGAACAGCCCAAAGGCCCAGCCAAAACTGCATATGCTCCCCCTCCAtctacattagattaaatttcctacagtgtggaaacaggcccttcagcccaacaagagtaacccacccaaacccatttccctctgattaattcacctaatactatgggcaatttagcttggctaattcacctgacctgcacatttttggaggaaaccagagcacctagaggaaacccacacagacacagggaaaatgtgcaaactctacaaagacagtcgcccaaggttggaatcgagcctgggtccctggtgctgtgaggcagcagttctaaccactgagccaccttgttgCCCATCTAGTATTGAGGAAACCTCAGAGTCCTAAATGGATGCAGCCTTAATACTGTTGACACCAGAAGAAGCGGAGGAGACTCCTCTGAGACAGTCCAATGGAACACGGTCCTGTCTGACTCCAAGTCTGAGGAACCAGATCTGGGGCAAAAGTGTCAGCCTATATCCCAGCGTttgggggtggagtggggtgggaAATGTAGTGACTGGGATCAGGTTGACCTCATTAACTACAAGGTTCTTCATTGGGTTTGTTAATCTAGGCCAATCAGAAAAGCCTTTGGCTGACCAATAATAACTAGGAGAGCCAGTAGGGGTGGGCTGCCTTTGAATGGCTGCAAGGTGGGAGGGACGAGTGGTTTGCTGGGTT is a window from the Chiloscyllium punctatum isolate Juve2018m chromosome 40, sChiPun1.3, whole genome shotgun sequence genome containing:
- the LOC140464605 gene encoding uncharacterized protein, giving the protein MALSQLQCLDEGNVNVRTNESKPDFYYSEPQRLALETLLAHGTQAFNELVTGENLREFLSELDIEQILNSVRDFLPEEPDEEEAGGQGEGSKPGSQEKSLSLHYWPETSDIARPRLELGWPDSGAYRGVTRATVYTQPPLDGSMHIKEMIRRMINQAQKVIAVVMDLFTDIDIFKDLLDASFKRRVPVYIIHDEVNLKYFLKMCECSGMHMGMLKNLRVYSVGGTEFHTRSAKTIVGRQMQKFLLIDGDRTVCGSYSFTWTASRLDRNVVTVISGQAVETFDYEFRELLHFSKAVNMRELNLAPEIAEPEPVQQAPALTAEQTAAIARKLINPKYALVRVSDQNTGSDGSEKKNDSNGMKQSNEPNKGQKAAMAADPKDEESITHPALLNMPKVDMFLYLPSYPEIPQNENQQPNGVTNTKERNHVPSQSDTVDMVCSIKPDPSNPALVQQKEATSETPGMSHTQDLTVKENQCQKDGNDMDTENKQRKDLLIINKMIKVSKHKQKKSRTVGKLALKQTESTAIASTQDKDEALHNSTKSVENLDTDSSVPAYRKHGIKQVDHDSEREDHKEEEALTLAMDEIKVVTENNKAESEPEVPLKEADLCPEVDCPSNPSTNYTPDWNTDTSSLHEPSSDSDDFYDCEFDDNEVKGSESQLNKVNDEFTIGEVTNFVSRATFARPSNNYKELSHSTNDLREGKTVENKGVNAFFQERANLRRKALNKLKVTLAINYHDKFQRERYIAPTKSAAALLRSNVDTRTFQPLHIVSSSPDLSKSRRLMLQSSGLQNSKVPCNNYQKAAPRRSVTALFEQKGLGRPDSTVGLSVTESRLYNNCTSGISMDSNLSSMSTTAPFGLSKLTTQKNLNAKLPVNKVAQMSESTPKALTK